One genomic window of Geodermatophilus sp. DSM 44513 includes the following:
- a CDS encoding 7TM domain-containing protein — protein sequence MSTPPHTEPALGDDLPPSRPGATARPGGAHPAPRIPAVGRVLLAVAALALLIGAVALSPRTDVARSPEAVIGTQELVRITGPNGESVEAMARIDTGASSSSIDDDIAEDLGYDLDDAETVTVASSLGEEERPVVVGGLQLAGDAAAARFTVTDRSERTTPVLIGRADLRGLQVAVGQRMLTTPGDDTAPTALRALLSEGPALGPQSLLAVLPMAALVIVLLRVVVGLSTLGTFSPVLLAFGYTQAGLTTGLLLTGLMLTLGFAAQPLLRRFRLPRVARLSVLIGLVAMLLVGVQTALGLTGVADSWGAALPVVVTAAIIERLWETWDLDGPRPALVDCLNTLVVAVLVTLLILAPVTRLLTESAPLAFSAACVVAAGLAGTYRGLRLVELIRFSPLTRRTEALR from the coding sequence ATGAGCACCCCTCCCCACACCGAGCCCGCCCTCGGGGACGACCTGCCGCCGTCCCGGCCCGGGGCCACCGCACGGCCCGGCGGTGCCCACCCCGCCCCCCGCATCCCGGCGGTGGGCCGGGTGCTGCTGGCGGTGGCCGCGCTGGCCCTGCTGATCGGGGCGGTCGCCCTCTCCCCGCGCACCGACGTGGCCCGCAGCCCGGAGGCGGTGATCGGCACCCAGGAGCTGGTGCGCATCACCGGCCCGAACGGCGAGTCGGTCGAGGCGATGGCCCGCATCGACACCGGCGCCAGCAGCTCCTCGATCGACGACGACATCGCCGAGGACCTCGGCTACGACCTCGACGACGCCGAGACCGTCACCGTCGCGTCCTCCCTCGGTGAGGAGGAGCGCCCGGTCGTGGTCGGCGGGCTGCAGCTGGCCGGCGACGCCGCGGCGGCCCGCTTCACCGTCACCGACCGCTCCGAGCGCACCACCCCGGTGCTCATCGGCCGCGCCGACCTGCGCGGGCTGCAGGTCGCCGTCGGCCAGCGGATGCTGACCACCCCGGGCGACGACACCGCGCCGACCGCGCTGCGCGCGCTGCTGTCGGAGGGGCCGGCCCTCGGCCCGCAGTCCCTGCTGGCGGTGCTGCCGATGGCCGCCCTGGTCATCGTGCTGCTGCGGGTGGTGGTCGGGCTGTCCACCCTCGGCACCTTCTCGCCGGTGCTGCTGGCCTTCGGCTACACCCAGGCCGGGCTGACGACCGGCCTGCTGCTCACCGGCCTCATGCTGACCCTCGGCTTCGCCGCACAGCCGCTGCTGCGCCGCTTCCGGCTGCCCCGGGTGGCGCGGCTGTCGGTCCTGATCGGCCTGGTGGCGATGCTGCTGGTGGGCGTGCAGACCGCACTCGGGCTCACCGGGGTCGCCGACTCCTGGGGTGCGGCGCTGCCCGTCGTGGTGACCGCGGCGATCATCGAGCGGCTCTGGGAGACCTGGGACCTCGACGGCCCCCGCCCCGCGCTGGTCGACTGCCTGAACACCCTGGTGGTGGCCGTCCTGGTCACCCTGCTCATTCTCGCGCCGGTCACCCGGCTGCTGACCGAGAGCGCCCCCCTGGCCTTCAGCGCCGCCTGCGTGGTCGCCGCCGGCCTGGCCGGCACCTACCGCGGGCTGCGCCTGGTGGAACTGATCCGCTTCTCCCCGCTGACCCGCCGCACGGAGGCCCTCCGATGA
- a CDS encoding sugar-transfer associated ATP-grasp domain-containing protein produces MTTTRVTHPLTRYWPRRPDLSRVRRLDGVLGINARNERIARDNPTRAIKLVDDKHATKTALAAAGAPTAPTLAFVESRRDLAAVDWAALGGSWALKPNQGLGGSGIVLATAPDPDLPAGEGWLSASGRRISRAAVLDHARFVLDGEFSGRPRDAVLVEPLIRAHPDMAALSHRGLPDVRVLCLSDEPVMAMVRLPTSASGGRANLHQGAIGAAVELGTGVITGAWVGRRPLDRHPDTGVDLVGAVVPCWDGVLDAATRCGPATGLHYVGADVVVDRDAGPLVLEVNARPGLQIQNVNGRGLAGLLPAA; encoded by the coding sequence ATGACCACCACCCGCGTGACGCACCCCCTGACCAGGTACTGGCCGCGCCGCCCGGACCTCTCCCGGGTGCGCCGCCTGGACGGCGTGCTCGGCATCAACGCCCGCAACGAGCGCATCGCCCGCGACAACCCCACCCGGGCCATCAAGCTGGTCGACGACAAGCACGCCACCAAGACCGCACTGGCCGCCGCCGGCGCGCCGACCGCCCCGACGCTGGCGTTCGTGGAGTCCCGGCGCGACCTGGCCGCGGTGGACTGGGCGGCGCTGGGCGGCTCCTGGGCCCTCAAGCCCAACCAGGGCCTCGGCGGCTCGGGCATCGTCCTCGCCACGGCCCCCGACCCCGACCTGCCGGCCGGTGAGGGCTGGCTGTCGGCGTCCGGCCGGCGGATCAGCCGGGCCGCGGTCCTCGACCACGCCCGGTTCGTGCTGGACGGGGAGTTCTCCGGCCGGCCGCGGGACGCCGTCCTGGTCGAGCCGCTCATCCGGGCGCACCCCGACATGGCGGCGCTCTCCCACCGCGGCCTGCCCGACGTCCGGGTGCTGTGCCTGTCCGACGAGCCGGTGATGGCGATGGTGCGGCTGCCCACCTCGGCCAGCGGCGGACGCGCCAACCTGCACCAGGGGGCGATCGGTGCCGCCGTCGAGCTCGGCACCGGCGTCATCACCGGGGCGTGGGTGGGGCGGCGTCCGCTGGACCGGCACCCGGACACCGGCGTCGACCTCGTGGGCGCCGTCGTCCCCTGCTGGGACGGCGTCCTGGACGCCGCCACCCGGTGCGGCCCGGCGACCGGGCTGCACTACGTCGGCGCGGACGTGGTCGTCGACCGGGACGCCGGCCCACTGGTCCTGGAGGTGAACGCCCGCCCGGGCCTGCAGATCCAGAACGTCAACGGCCGGGGTCTGGCCGGCCTGCTGCCGGCCGCCTGA
- a CDS encoding glycosyltransferase family protein, translated as MTAVLPAAPGRERPTTPLTLVPPPAGPDAGPARRVAFYSHDTQGLGHTRRNIVLAAALVAARPDTDVLLLTGNPEAAVLPLPPRTDVLTLPTVGKTPTGSYAPRVLGTPLEVVLDLRARILEAALGSFAPDLLVVDKVPGGVHGELLPALRTLRALGGTRVVLGLREVLDRPEVAVREWRDAGTTEVLAEHYDEVWVYGDPAVYDPVAEYGLPPEVAALVRYTGYLGHARTDGVRPRTRPGRRSRPPAGPYVLCTVGGGQDGQALAEAFAAARLPEGHRGVLLTGPFMAPAARRAVAAAAAGNDRLRIVDFVPDADAFVAGAAAVVSMAGYNSVCELLAARARTLLVPRVRPREEQLVRAERLAGRGLLDCLHPDRLSPASLTDWMATAVSTPAPPAEPVDLDGLRRVPRLADALLAAPAAALGGARRVA; from the coding sequence GTGACCGCCGTCCTGCCGGCCGCCCCGGGGCGGGAGCGGCCCACCACCCCGCTGACGCTGGTGCCCCCGCCGGCCGGTCCGGACGCCGGCCCCGCGCGGCGGGTGGCCTTCTACTCCCACGACACCCAGGGCCTGGGGCACACCCGGCGCAACATCGTGCTGGCCGCGGCGCTGGTCGCCGCCCGGCCGGACACCGACGTGCTGCTGCTCACCGGCAACCCCGAGGCCGCCGTCCTGCCGCTGCCTCCGCGCACCGACGTGCTCACCCTGCCCACCGTCGGCAAGACGCCCACCGGCAGCTACGCGCCGCGGGTGCTCGGCACCCCGCTGGAGGTGGTGCTCGACCTGCGGGCCCGCATCCTGGAGGCGGCCCTGGGCTCCTTCGCCCCGGACCTGCTGGTCGTCGACAAGGTGCCCGGCGGCGTGCACGGCGAGCTGCTCCCGGCGCTGCGGACGCTGCGCGCCCTGGGCGGCACCCGGGTCGTGCTGGGCCTGCGCGAGGTGCTCGACCGGCCCGAGGTCGCCGTCCGGGAGTGGCGGGACGCCGGCACCACCGAGGTCCTCGCCGAGCACTACGACGAGGTCTGGGTCTACGGCGACCCGGCCGTCTACGACCCGGTCGCCGAGTACGGCCTGCCCCCGGAGGTCGCCGCGCTCGTCCGGTACACCGGGTACCTCGGCCACGCCCGCACCGACGGCGTCCGGCCCCGCACCCGCCCCGGGCGCCGGTCCCGCCCGCCGGCCGGCCCGTACGTGCTGTGCACCGTCGGCGGCGGCCAGGACGGGCAGGCCCTCGCCGAGGCGTTCGCCGCCGCCCGGCTGCCCGAGGGACACCGCGGTGTGCTGCTGACCGGGCCGTTCATGGCACCGGCGGCCCGCCGCGCGGTCGCCGCGGCCGCCGCCGGCAACGACCGGCTGCGGATCGTGGACTTCGTCCCGGACGCCGACGCCTTCGTCGCGGGGGCGGCTGCGGTGGTGTCCATGGCCGGCTACAACAGCGTCTGCGAGCTGCTCGCCGCCCGCGCCCGCACGCTGCTGGTCCCGCGGGTGCGCCCCCGGGAGGAGCAGCTGGTCCGCGCCGAGCGGCTGGCCGGGCGCGGGCTGCTGGACTGCCTGCACCCCGACCGGCTCAGCCCGGCGTCCCTGACCGACTGGATGGCCACCGCGGTCAGCACCCCGGCACCCCCGGCCGAGCCGGTCGACCTCGACGGCCTGCGGCGGGTCCCGCGGCTGGCCGACGCGCTGCTCGCCGCCCCCGCGGCCGCCCTCGGGGGAGCCCGCCGTGTCGCCTGA